The following are from one region of the Sus scrofa isolate TJ Tabasco breed Duroc unplaced genomic scaffold, Sscrofa11.1 Contig2717, whole genome shotgun sequence genome:
- the LOC110258675 gene encoding LOW QUALITY PROTEIN: nuclear envelope pore membrane protein POM 121C-like (The sequence of the model RefSeq protein was modified relative to this genomic sequence to represent the inferred CDS: inserted 2 bases in 2 codons; deleted 5 bases in 3 codons; substituted 1 base at 1 genomic stop codon): MQGDCAPHPPGELDSWLLCVELRRDLNLEHLPGREGGAGAALLGLWLQGLVLYLVPAGVAVTLAWLAVGATAVWWGLRREPRGSRAFRTSLVRKARCHGTLLTLPPAXSAVNGSLLEPPRLFQGLGPAHLFLMGNYLGKPXPPQPASTSEARDLRERPGRRPPTRPTPPAPSGHTPGVHXSPSLPTPLPRPSRRTALRGCGPVAHRFVITPRRRYPIQQAHYASLGVLPTVCWNSCHRKTVLSARNSKVVCSPVRVRIAPPDSKWIRPPLSEQSSSSTVSSPSASAPDPCAKETVLSALRARKKRTVKEEDQILADGPEEKRRRQDSSGRGHSAFEPLAASGIPASFVPKPGSLKRGLSPQSSDAHLNKRSRTSSLSSLTSTYSGGVPISRRNAITSSYSSTGGLSQLRKRSGPRSSPFSRPASSCSQALARPAKEIREEELSHHSASSTAFTTDKESQGAEVADTPTREKQDSWSSPPTPGSSGPRKRKVQLLRSWRGEQLTLPPPPQLGYSVTAEDLDLEKKALSQWFSEILEDKTDTALSAVPENPPTSQPPVSLSLPTAGTPATETSLPAPSPSPLLKSLKKQQDSPGLPSPPKSAGMASPVAHSPPKTPSPLAPLGSSQSGPLAGTSSDCKPTAVFCGGTLTPASSTGPVTDTKSPPAPEAETSANSQALSAPLPLPSRTFCGMLGTSPAKPPASAAPAVSSPSPVLDPIFWPPPKSKNEGPLPSSPSKVPATTSSSSALPASTRSPSRTFKPGFHTREAPASVPIVTPFFKQAAPPAGAMSAPLFPGQTRATSAVAAATTAGTSVDSALKPVFSFRVSSMTSTLSSVTSTTASTSQPVLFGTPSASGGSFTNPAVGSSSIVQLGKPPTMPPSRAVTSFGQSLPGAPQAVASSSSSSASTAGFSDLGSSLPASAPATTSQATLTFSSTPRPAISVPFGSSAKPSLSSYPGSNAQPRFGATDGQQQWAAKPSLVPSLCSSFTLGNSAAPAPTATPATAQPAFGSTTQSTLGGLKATASASGTLAGPQPAFGSTTAVFSFGAATTSGFGATAQTTGSGASRSSSTTPSPFTFGGWAAPPSGSRGFGLSVASPGTSSASGAFGSGAGQSGTAGSTTPFVGGLSQKSLGAPSQNTSFGLNVACTAESQPVFGGASTPTFGQSTPGPGVGTSGSSLSFGASSTPIQGFVRKGPSFSIGAGPKPPGAWQQLQARRQHTSKK; encoded by the exons gggcaggggcagcgctGCTGGGCCTGTGGCTGCAGGGCCTTGTGCTGTACTTGGTGCCCGCGGGGGTGGCGGTTACGCTGGCCTGGCTAGCTGTGGGGGCGACCGCGGTCTGGTGGGGCCTGCGCCGCGAG CCCCGAGGTTCACGCGCCTTCCGAACCTCGCTGGTTCGGAAGGCGCGCTGCCATGGAACACTGCTCACCTTGCCTCCGGCGTAGTCAGCAGTAAACGGAAGTCTCCTAGAGCCTCCGCGCCTCTTCCAAGGACTTGGACCC GCTCATCTGTTCCTCATGGGCAACTACCTAGGCAAGC GCCCCCCGCAGCCTGCCTCCACCTCGGAGGCCAGGGACCTGCGGGAGAGGCCTGGCCGCCGCCCGCCCACTCGCCCCACGCCACCAGCTCCATCAGGCCATACCCCCGGGGTTC ACTCACCCTCCCTACCCACTCCTCTTCCCCGACCCTCTAGGAGGACGGCCCTCCGGGGTTGTGGCCCTGTAGCACATCGGTTTGTAATAACACCTCGAAGGAGATACCCAATCCAGCAGGCCCACTATGCCTCGCTGGGGGTCCTTCCCACAGTGTGCTGGAATAGTTGTCACAGGAAGACTGTGCTCTCTGCTCGCAATTCCAAAGTGGTGTGCAGCCCAGTGAGAGTGAGGATTGCTCCTCCGGATAGCAAGTGGATTCGTCCCCCGCTATCAGAGCAGAGTAGCAGCTCAACCGTGTCCTCCCCATCAGCTAGTGCCCCAGACCCATGTGCAAAGGAGACTGTGCTGAGTGCCCTCAGAGCGAGGAAGAAAAGGACGGTGAAGGAGGAAGACCAAATACTGGCTGATGGCCCCGAAGAAAAGAGAAGGCGCCAGGACAGCAGTGGACGTGGACATTCAGCATTTGAGCCGCTGGCGGCCAGTGGAATCCCTGCCTCTTTTGTGCCTAAGCCTGGGTCTCTGAAGAGAGGTCTCAGTCCCCAGAGCTCAGATGCCCACTTAAATAAGAGGTCACGCACCTCTTCTCTGAGCTCCTTGACCAGCACGTACTCAGGCGGCGTGCCCATCTCCAGGCGCAATGCCATCACCAGTTCTTACAGTTCTACTGGAGGTCTCTCTCAGCTGCGGAAGAGGAGTGGTCCTAGGTCATCCCCCTTCTCCAGGCCAGCTTCGTCCTGCTCTCAGGCTCTAGCGAGGCcagcaaaggaaataagagaagaggAACTTTCTCATCATTCGGCTTCTTCAACTGCATTCACAACAGACAAGGAGTCCCAGGGAGCAGAAGTTGCCGATACACCCACAAGGGAGAAACAGGACTCGTGGAGTTCTCCACCAACACCTGGCAGCTCAGGGCCGCGTAAGCGGAAGGTACAGCTGCTGCGGTCCTGGCGAGGGGAGCAGCTGACcttgcctccacctccccagcttGGGTATTCAGTCACTGCGGAAGACTTAGACTTGGAAAAGAAAGCTTTGTCACAATGGTTCAGCGAGATCTTGGAGGATAAGACTGATACTGCCTTGAGCGCTGTCCCTGAGAACCCACCTACCAGTCAGCCTCCGGTCTCTCTCAGCCTGCCTACTGCTGGGACTCCTGCCACCGaaacctccctcccagccccaagcCCTAGCCCACTGTTGAAGAGCTTGAAGAAGCAGCAGGATTCCCCAGGCCTACCATCGCCCCCCAAGTCTGCTGGCATGGCAAGCCCTGTGGCCCATTCGCCTCCGAAGACACCCAGCCCTCTGGCCCCTCTTGGCTCTTCACAGTCAGGGCCTCTTGCGGGCACCTCCTCGGACTGCAAACCTACAGCCGTTTTCTGTGGCGGCACCCTTACCCCCGCTTCTTCCACAGGACCAGTCACTGACACCAAGTCACCTCCAGCCCCTGAGGCTGAGACGTCTGCCAACTCCCAAGCCTTGtcggcccccctccccctcccaagcaGAACATTC TGTGGAATGCTGGGCACCTCACCTGCTaagcctcctgcctctgcagctccTGCTGTGTCTTCACCATCTCCCGTGCTCGATCCCATTTTTTGGCCCCCTCCTAAAAGCAAGAACGAGGGCCCCTTGCCCTCTAGCCCTTCCAAGGTCCCAGCCACCACATCTTCCAGCTCAGCCCTCCCCGCAAGTACCCGCAGCCCGTCCCGCACTTTTAAACCTGGCTTTCACACCAGGGAGGCCCCTGCATCCGTGCCCATAGTAACTCCCTTCTTCAAGCAGGCAGCTCCTCCAGCCGGTGCTATGAGCGCCCCTCTCTTCCCTGGCCAGACCCGTGCCACCTCTGCAGTGGCTGCTGCGACCACAGCTGGCACCTCCGTAGACTCTGCTCTGAAGCCCGTGTTCAGCTTCCGTGTGAGCAGCATGACCAGCACCCTGAGCAGCGTGACTAGCACCACCGCTTCCACCTCCCAGCCCGTCCTCTTTGggactccctctgcctctggtggCAGCTTCACAAACCCAGCTGTGGGTTCCAGCTCCATAGTCCAGCTTGGTAAGCCTCCCACCATGCCTCCTTCAAGAGCAGTCACCAGCTTTGGCCAGTCCCTTCCTGGTGCCCCTCAGGCagtggccagcagcagcagcagcagcgctaGCACTGCTGGCTTTAGTGATTTGGGCAGcagccttccagcctctgccccagccaccaCCAGCCAGGCCACGCTGACATTCAGTAGCACCCCCCGCCCAGCCATCAGCGTTCCCTTTGGCTCAAGTGCCAAGCCCTCTCTGTCATCGTATCCAGGATCCAACGCCCAGCCCAGGTTTGGGGCCACTGATGGGCAGCAGCAGTGGGCTGCCAAGCCATCCCTTGTCCCCAGCTTGTGCAGCTCCTTCACGTTGGGAAACTCTGCAGCCCCCGCCCCGACTGCCActccagccacagcccagccagcCTTTGGCAGCACCACACAGTCCACTCTTGGTGGCCTGAAAGCCACAGCCTCTGCCTCGGGCACCCTTGCCGGCCCCCAGCCAGCCTTTGGCAGCACCACAGCCGTTTTCTCCTTTGGTGCAGCCACCACCTCTGGCTTTGGAGCTACAGCCCAGACCACCGGCAGTGGGGCCAGTCGCTCCAGTAGCACGACACCATCTCCCTTCACATTTGGGGGATGGGCAGCCCCACCCTCTGGCAGCAGAGGCTTTGGGCTCAGTGTGGCTTCGCCAGGCACCAGCTCTGCCTCAGGAGCCTTTGGCTCCGGAGCAGGACAGAGTGGGACCGCTGGCAGCACGACTCCTTTTGTGGGAGGCTTGAGTCAGAAGAGCCTGGGTGCACCCAGCCAGAACACATCCTTTGGCCTCAATGTGGCCTGCACTGCAGAGAGCCAACCTGTGTTTGGAGGCGCCTCCACGCCCACCTTTGGTCAGagcacccctggccctggggtgggcaCATCAGGCAGCAGCCTCTCCTTTGGGGCGTCCTCAACACCCATCCAGGGCTTTGTTAGAAAAGGACCTTCCTTTTCCATTGGTGCGggacccaagcccccaggggcttGGCAACAGCTACAGGCCCGGAGGCAGCACACTAGCAAGAAGTAG